The genomic interval ATCACTTTCTGTTACATATATCCTATAATATTAAACTCTAAGGAGGATTTTTAGAATGGCTAAAGCAAAATTCGACCGTTCCAAAACGCATGCTAATATCGGTACAATTGGTCACGTTGACCATGGTAAAACTACTTTAACTGCTGCAATCACTACTGTTCTTGCGAAAGCAGGCGGTGCTGAAGCAAAAGGTTACGATCAAATCGACGCTGCTCCAGAAGAGCGCGAGCGCGGAATCACAATCAACACTGCACACGTTGAGTATGAAACAGCTACTCGTCACTATGCGCACGTTGACTGCCCAGGACATGCTGACTATGTTAAAAACATGATTACAGGTGCTGCACAAATGGACGGCGGTATCCTAGTAGTATCAGCTGCTGACGGCCCAATGCCACAAACACGTGAGCACATCCTTTTATCTCGTCAAGTAGGTGTACCTTACCTTGTTGTATTCTTAAACAAATGTGACATGGTTGATGACGAAGAATTATTAGAATTAGTTGAAATGGAAGTTCGTGACTTACTATCTGAGTACGATTTCCCTGGCGATGATATTCCAGTAATCAAAGGTTCTGCTCTTAAAGCTCTTGAAGGAGAAGCTGAGTGGGAAGAAAAAATCATCGAGCTTATGGCTGCAGTTGATGAGTATATCCCAACTCCAGAACGTGACACTGACAAACCATTCATGATGCCAGTTGAGGACGTATTCTCAATCACTGGTCGTGGAACAGTTGCTACAGGTCGTGTTGAGCGTGGACAAGTTAAAGTTGGTGACGTTATTGACATCATCGGTTTAACTGAAGAGCCAAAATCAACTACTGTAACTGGTGTTGAAATGTTCCGTAAGCTTCTTGATTATGCTGAAGCTGGAGATAACATCGGAGCACTTCTTCGTGGAGTAGCTCGTGAAGAAATCCAACGTGGCCAAGTACTTGCTAAACCAGGTACAATTACTCCACATACAAAATTCAAAGCAGAAGTATACGTTTTATCAAAAGAAGAAGGTGGACGTCACACTCCATTCTTCACTAACTACCGCCCACAGTTCTACTTCCGTACAACTGACGTAACTGGTATCTGCCAATTACCTGAAGGCGTTGAAATGGTTATGCCTGGAGATAACGTTGAAATGTCAGTTGAACTTATCGCTCCAATCGCGATTGAAGAAGGTACTAAATTCTCAATCCGTGAAGGTGGACGTACAGTAGGCGCTGGCGTAGTTGCTACTATCCAAGAATAATAACGAATCTTTCGTTTAAAAGGTGAGCATAAATTGCTCACCTTTTTTATATAATTTTTGGATAAAGGATTAGATTAATATGTAATTCTTTTTCAAGTTGCAAAAACTACAATGATATTCAGATTTTTATTTTTACTTCTATTAAAAATTCAATCTAAAATACGATTTGTGAAGTTGATCAAAAAGATAAACTATTTAATAATGCAGAAACAGTTATTTGAAAATTAAACCAATGGTGATGTGCTTGATATTCATATACAATCTATGTATAATAGTAAAAGTGCTCAAGAAATTGATATTTATATAAAAAATTTCTTGCAACCATCATGGATTGAATGTATAATAGACAATGTTGGTCTTTGACTGCGATGAAGCAGGAGGTTGCCGATACACACGGCCGCTTTGCCATGGCGTGTGTAGGAAAATTTCTGCGGAGAAAATGTCTATTTTGAAAATAGGCGAAAAGGAGGGAAAATAATGGCAAAACAAAAGATTCGTATTCGTTTAAAAGCTTATGATCACAGAATTCTTGATCAATCAGCTGAGAAAATTGTAGAAACTGCAAAACGTTCTGGTGCAAATGTATCTGGTCCAATTCCGTTACCAACTGAAAGATCAGTATACACAATCTTACGTGCGGTTCATAAGTACAAAGATTCTCGTGAGCAGTTCGAAATGCGTACGCACAAACGTTTAATTGATATCATCAACCCAACACCACAAACTGTTGATGCATTAATGCGTTTAGATTTACCATCTGGTGTTGACATTGAAATTAAACTTTAATTATTAAAATACATTTAATGAACTTTTATAGGAGGTGTGACTCATGACCAAAGGAATCTTAGGAAGAAAAATTGGTATGACGCAAGTATTTGCAGAAAACGGTGATTTAATTCCGGTAACTGTTATTGAAGCTACTCCAAACGTTGTTCTTCAAAAGAAATCTGTTGACACTGACGGTTACAATTCAGTTCAATTAGGATTTGAAGATAAACGTGAAAAGTTAGCTAACAAACCTGAAAAAGGTCACGTTGCAAAAGCTAATACTGCACCTAAGCGCTTCGTTAAAGAACTTCGTGAAGCAAGCTTAGATGGGTACGAAGTTGGTCAAGAAGTCAAAGTTGATATTTTCGCTGCTGGTGAAACAGTAGACGTTACAGGAATTTCTAAAGGTAAAGGTTTCCAAGGCTCAATCAAACGCCACGGACAATCTCGCGGACCTATGTCACATGGTTCTCGTTACCACCGTCGTCCTGGTTCAATGGGACCTGTTGCTCCAAACCGTGTATTCAAAAACAAACTATTACCTGGCCGTATGGGTGGAGAACGTATTACTGTTCAAAACTTAGAAATTGTTAAAGTAGATGCAGAACGCAATCTATTATTAATCAAAGGTAACGTTCCAGGACCTAAAAAAGCACTTATCACTGTGAAAAGCGCAGTTAAATCTAAATAATTTCTTTAGGAAAGGAGGAATTAGATAATGCCGAAAGTAGCATTATTAAACCAATCTGGATCAAACGTTGGTGAAATCGAACTTAATGATTCTGTATTTGGTATCGAACCTAATCAGCACGTATTATTTGATGCGGTTATCATGCAAAGAGCTTCCTTACGTCAAGGAACTCACAAAGTAAAAAATCGTTCTGAAGTAGCAGGCGGAGGTCGTAAACCTTGGCGTCAAAAGGGTACTGGTCGTGCTCGTCAAGGATCAATTCGCTCGCCACAATGGCGCGGTGGTGGTATCGTATTCGGACCAACTCCACGTTCATACGCTTATAAATTACCTAAAAAAGTTCGCCGTTTAGCGATCAAATCTGCTTTATCATCTAAAGTAATTGACAACAACATCGTTGTATTAGAGGACTTAGCTTTTAACGCTCCTAAAACAAAAGAAATGACTTCAGTTCTTAAAGGTCTTTCAGTTGAGAGAAAAGCGTTAATCGTTACAGCTGACAACAATGAAAATGTTGCATTATCAGCACGTAATATTCCTGGTGTAACTGTAGTTACAGCTAATGGAGTAAACGTACTTGATGTTCTTAACCATGATAAACTTATTATGACGAAAGCAGCGGTGCAAAAAGTAGAGGAGGTACTTGCATAATGAAAGATCCTCGTGATATTATTAAGCGCCCCGTAATCACTGAACGTTCTACTGATCTCATGACTGAGAAAAAATATACGTTTGAAGTTGATGTTAAGGCTAATAAAACTGAAGTTAAAGATGCGATCGAATCAATCTTTGGCGTAAAAGTTGAAAAAGTAAACATCATGAATTATAAAGGTAAATTCAAACGTGTTGGGCGTTATAGCGGACTAACAAATCGTCGTCGTAAAGCAATCATTAAGCTTGCTGCAGATAGTAAAGAAATCGAATTATTTGAAGTATAATTTTTAATAGAAAAGGAGGGATATCGATATGGCGATTAAAAAATATAAACCAACCACAAACGGTCGTCGTAATATGACAGTATCTGATTTTGCTGAAATTACGACTGACAAGCCGGAAAAGTCATTACTTGCACCTCTTCATAGCAAAGGTGGACGTAATAACCAAGGTAAATTAACAGTTCGTCACCAAGGCGGCGGACATAAACGCCAATATCGTGTGATTGATTTCAAACGCGACAAAGATGGTATACCAGGACGCGTTGCTACAATCGAATACGATCCAAATCGTTCTGCAAATATCGCACTTATCAATTATGTTGATGGTGAAAAAAGATATATTCTTGCACCAAAAAACCTAACTGTAGGTTTAGAAATTATGTCTGGTCCTGAAGCAGACATCAAAGTAGGTAATGCATTACCACTTCAAAACATTCCTGTTGGTACAGTTGTACACAACATCGAATTAAAACCTGGTAAAGGCGGACAATTAGTTCGTTCTGCAGGAACTTCTGCTCAAGTATTGGGTAAAGAAGGTAAATACGTACTGGTACGTTTAAACTCTGGTGAAGTTCGTATGATTCTAGCTACTTGCCGTGCAACTGTAGGTCAAGTAGGTAATGAACAACATGAGCTTATCAACATTGGTAAAGCAGGTCGTTCTCGTTGGTTAGGCAAACGCCCAACAGTACGTGGATCTGTAATGAACCCTAACGACCATCCACACGGTGGTGGTGAAGGACGCGCTCCTATCGGACGTAAATCACCAATGTCTCCATGGGGTAAACCAACTCTTGGAGCTAAAACTCGTAAGAAGAAGAACAAATCAGATAAGTTTATCGTGCGTCGCCGTAAAAAATAACGTGATTGAACTACGGTTCGATAGAACCGTAGCACGATCGCGAAGGGAGGTACAATCATGGGCCGTAGCTTGAAAAAAGGACCATTCGTGGATGAACATTTAATTAACAAAGTTGAAAAATTAAATGAAACGGAAAAGAAGCAAGTTATTAAAACTTGGTCTCGTCGCTCTACTATTTTCCCACAATTCATTGGTCACACAATTGCAGTTTATGATGGTCGTAAACATGTTCCTGTATATGTAACTGAGGACATGGTAGGACACAAACTTGGTGAGTTTGCACCTACACGTACGTACAAAGGTCATGCAAGTGATGACAAAAAAACAAGACGTTAATGAGAGGAGGCATTTAAATGCAACAATCTAAAGCTGTCGCAAGAACAGTTCGTATTGCTCCTCGTAAAGCTCGTTTAGTTCTAGATCTTATTCGAGGTAAGCAAGTAGGCGAAGCAGTTGCGATTTTAAATCACACGCCAAAGGCTGCTTCACCAATCATAGAGAAAGTATTAAAATCAGCTGTGGCTAACGCTGAGCATAACTATGAAATGGACATTAATAGCTTAGTTGTATCTGAAGCTTATGCTAACGAAGGTCCAACTCTTAAACGTTTCCGTCCACGTGCTCAAGGTCGTGCGAGTGCTATCAACAAGCGTACTAGTCACATCACTATCATTTTAACAGAAAAGAAGGAGGGATAATCCGTGGGTCAAAAGGTAAATCCAGTCGGTCTTCGTATTGGAGTCATTCGTGATTGGGAGTCTAAATGGTTCGCTGGTAAAGACTACTCAACTCTTTTACATGAAGACATCAAAATTCGTGAATATGTTAGCAAACGCCTTAGTGATGCGTCTGTATCTAAGATTGAGATCGAACGCGCTGCTAATCGTGTAAATATTACAATCCACACTGCGAAACCTGGTATGGTAATCGGTAAGGGTGGTACAGAAGTTGAAGCGTTACGTAAAGCTCTTAACTCATTAACTGGCAAACGTGTACACATCAACATCTTAGAAATCAAAAGAGCTGATTTAGATGCTAAATTAGTTGCTGAAAATATTGCACGTCAATTAGAAAACCGTATTTCTTTCCGTCGTGCTCAAAAACAAACAATACAACGTGCAATGCGCGCAGGTGCACAAGGTATCAAAACTCAAGTATCTGGTCGTCTAGGTGGAGCAGATATCGCACGTGCTGAACATTATAGCGAAGGAACAGTTCCACTTCACACACTTCGTGCTGACATCGATTACGGAACAGCTGAAGCTGATACAACTTACGGTAAATTAGGCGTAAAAGTTTGGATCTATCGTGGAGAGGTTCTTCCTACTAAGAAGAAAACTGAGGAAGGAGGAAAATAATATGTTATTGCCAAAACGCGTAAAATATCGTAGAGAGCATCGTGGAAAAATGCGTGGTCGTGCAAAAGGTGGTACTGAAGTACACTTCGGTGAATTCGGTATTCAAGCTCAAGAAGCTTCTTGGATCACGAACCGTCAAATTGAAGCGGCTCGTATCGCGATGACACGTTACATGAAACGTGGCGGTAAAGTTTGGATTAAAATCTTCCCTTCAAAACCTTATACTGCAAAACCTCTAGAGGTACGTATGGGA from Metabacillus sediminilitoris carries:
- the tuf gene encoding elongation factor Tu, which produces MAKAKFDRSKTHANIGTIGHVDHGKTTLTAAITTVLAKAGGAEAKGYDQIDAAPEERERGITINTAHVEYETATRHYAHVDCPGHADYVKNMITGAAQMDGGILVVSAADGPMPQTREHILLSRQVGVPYLVVFLNKCDMVDDEELLELVEMEVRDLLSEYDFPGDDIPVIKGSALKALEGEAEWEEKIIELMAAVDEYIPTPERDTDKPFMMPVEDVFSITGRGTVATGRVERGQVKVGDVIDIIGLTEEPKSTTVTGVEMFRKLLDYAEAGDNIGALLRGVAREEIQRGQVLAKPGTITPHTKFKAEVYVLSKEEGGRHTPFFTNYRPQFYFRTTDVTGICQLPEGVEMVMPGDNVEMSVELIAPIAIEEGTKFSIREGGRTVGAGVVATIQE
- the rpsJ gene encoding 30S ribosomal protein S10 — translated: MAKQKIRIRLKAYDHRILDQSAEKIVETAKRSGANVSGPIPLPTERSVYTILRAVHKYKDSREQFEMRTHKRLIDIINPTPQTVDALMRLDLPSGVDIEIKL
- the rplC gene encoding 50S ribosomal protein L3, coding for MTKGILGRKIGMTQVFAENGDLIPVTVIEATPNVVLQKKSVDTDGYNSVQLGFEDKREKLANKPEKGHVAKANTAPKRFVKELREASLDGYEVGQEVKVDIFAAGETVDVTGISKGKGFQGSIKRHGQSRGPMSHGSRYHRRPGSMGPVAPNRVFKNKLLPGRMGGERITVQNLEIVKVDAERNLLLIKGNVPGPKKALITVKSAVKSK
- the rplV gene encoding 50S ribosomal protein L22 encodes the protein MQQSKAVARTVRIAPRKARLVLDLIRGKQVGEAVAILNHTPKAASPIIEKVLKSAVANAEHNYEMDINSLVVSEAYANEGPTLKRFRPRAQGRASAINKRTSHITIILTEKKEG
- the rplD gene encoding 50S ribosomal protein L4 — protein: MPKVALLNQSGSNVGEIELNDSVFGIEPNQHVLFDAVIMQRASLRQGTHKVKNRSEVAGGGRKPWRQKGTGRARQGSIRSPQWRGGGIVFGPTPRSYAYKLPKKVRRLAIKSALSSKVIDNNIVVLEDLAFNAPKTKEMTSVLKGLSVERKALIVTADNNENVALSARNIPGVTVVTANGVNVLDVLNHDKLIMTKAAVQKVEEVLA
- the rpsC gene encoding 30S ribosomal protein S3, yielding MGQKVNPVGLRIGVIRDWESKWFAGKDYSTLLHEDIKIREYVSKRLSDASVSKIEIERAANRVNITIHTAKPGMVIGKGGTEVEALRKALNSLTGKRVHINILEIKRADLDAKLVAENIARQLENRISFRRAQKQTIQRAMRAGAQGIKTQVSGRLGGADIARAEHYSEGTVPLHTLRADIDYGTAEADTTYGKLGVKVWIYRGEVLPTKKKTEEGGK
- the rplP gene encoding 50S ribosomal protein L16 produces the protein MLLPKRVKYRREHRGKMRGRAKGGTEVHFGEFGIQAQEASWITNRQIEAARIAMTRYMKRGGKVWIKIFPSKPYTAKPLEVRMGSGKGAPEGWVAVVKPGKVLFEISGVSEEVAREALRLASHKLPIKTKFVKREEIGGESNES
- the rpsS gene encoding 30S ribosomal protein S19, with translation MGRSLKKGPFVDEHLINKVEKLNETEKKQVIKTWSRRSTIFPQFIGHTIAVYDGRKHVPVYVTEDMVGHKLGEFAPTRTYKGHASDDKKTRR
- the rplB gene encoding 50S ribosomal protein L2; this translates as MAIKKYKPTTNGRRNMTVSDFAEITTDKPEKSLLAPLHSKGGRNNQGKLTVRHQGGGHKRQYRVIDFKRDKDGIPGRVATIEYDPNRSANIALINYVDGEKRYILAPKNLTVGLEIMSGPEADIKVGNALPLQNIPVGTVVHNIELKPGKGGQLVRSAGTSAQVLGKEGKYVLVRLNSGEVRMILATCRATVGQVGNEQHELINIGKAGRSRWLGKRPTVRGSVMNPNDHPHGGGEGRAPIGRKSPMSPWGKPTLGAKTRKKKNKSDKFIVRRRKK
- the rplW gene encoding 50S ribosomal protein L23; this translates as MKDPRDIIKRPVITERSTDLMTEKKYTFEVDVKANKTEVKDAIESIFGVKVEKVNIMNYKGKFKRVGRYSGLTNRRRKAIIKLAADSKEIELFEV